The Haladaptatus sp. R4 DNA segment GTGACGATGCCGTTGCGACCGCCGACGAGTTTCTCGACAGGTTCGATACGCTCGACGATTTGTGGCACTTCGTCCCGGCACAGACGGTGCCGCGGTCCTCGTTCCTCAGTCCGGACTATCACTGGGACAACCCGTTCTACGATAGCTGGGACCAGTACGACGACCCGTGGAAGATAACCGACGGCGAGTACGTGTTCCCGACGAACGACTTCGCGTCGTACCGCCGGAGCGGCCTGGACGACGAGGGGATGTTCGATCCGGAACTGGCCGACGATCAGTACCTCGTCAACGAGGAACACCCCGAGATGGGTGAGGGCTGGGGCGTCGACGACGGATACGGGTGGCAGGACACGAACGACGACCTCGGCGAGGGAGAGGGCGCGTGGTGGGACTTCGTCGCGTACTACAACCACTGGGGGGTCTGGCGACCCGGCGGCGTCGTCCGCATGATGCGAGCGTTCACCGACGCGTTCCTCCTCACGGGGGACCAGAAGTACTCGCGTCCCTGTGCGATCCTACTCGACCGCATCGCGGACGTGTACCCGGACATGGACGTCTCGGCGTACTGCGACCCGCGAGCGGGCGGTCACTACCACAACAACACCGGCGGCCGCCAGACCGGGAAGATAATCGGTTCCCACTGGGAACCCAATCTCATCCGCCCCGTGATGCGGGCGTACGACGCCATCTTCCCGGGCATGGAGGGGGACCAACAGTTGGTGGACTTCCTCAAGGGGAAGGTCGAGGAGTATCCGGGACTGGAGGCGAAGGACAGCGTCGGGAAAATCCGGAAGAACATCGAGGACGGCCTGCTCAGGGAGATTCTTCCCGCCGCGAAGCAATCCCAACTCGCCCCCGCCCGTGGACAGTTGCCCGCGGTCACCATCTCGGCGCGGATACTCGACGAACCGAACGGCTACACGCGGGACGCGCTCCACTGGGTGTTCCAACCCGGTCGAGAGATATTCACGGGCGACGTCTGGTACAAAGAGCCGGAGAAGTGGGCGACGACGGGCGGGAACGTCATGGCGAAACTCGTCGATACGGAGGGACGCGACGGCTACTTCGACGAATCGTCCCCGCTGTACAATCCCATCGCGCAAGCGGCGGTGCTCGACATCGGCGACCTCCTGCGTGGCTACGACGGGTTCGACGGGGCGGACCTCTACGACCACGTCAAATTCCACCGCATCATGCACACGCACATCCCGCTCATCATGCTGGATAAACACACGCCGCTGATCGGGGACGCGCATCCGAACCGGTTGTACCTGGACGAGAACTCGAAACGAAACGCCTTCGAGGCGTACGGCGAGGACATCTTCGGCCAGACGCTTCACTTCATCAACGGCTTCTCGACGGAGGGGCTACGCGGCGACATCTTCTCCGAGGACCCCACGCAACTTCGCGAGGACGTCGAAGCGATCATCGCGGCGGACGGGCCACTGGACCTGGGAAGCACCATTCAACCGTCCTACGGGTTTACGGCGCTGCGCGACGGGAAGAACTACAAGGCCCTGAACGACGGCGGGACGAAGTATCGCTTCCTCTCGCTGGAGGTCGTCGAGCGTTCGACCGGCGTCTGGCGGCCGTCCGAGGTCGATGCGCTCGCACTCGAATCCAAGGACGCGTTCGGGGAAAACACCCTCCAACTGGAAGCGAACGAGCCCGGTCAGCACATCACGTTCGCGTTCGAGATAACCGACGCGGGCACGTATCACTTCACCCTTCGCCCGTTCGAATCGTCCGTCTACGGTATCTACGACATCGAAATCGACGGCACGGTGGTCGATACCTACGACTTCTACGACGAGACGACCGGTCCGAAGAGTGACTTCATCGCGCTGGACGGTACCGCCGAACTCTCCGAGGGAACGCACGAAATCACCTTCCGGAACGTCGGCAAGAACGACGACGCGTCGAACTACAAGATGGGTATCATCCAGTTCGAAACCTACGACCGCGACGACTGGTACCGGCGAGAGAACGCGGTCGAGAAGGGCAACGCCAAACGCGGTATCTGGACGTACTACGGCCGAACGGGGGATTACGGCAATCACACCCACCGCGACACGCTGAACCTCGGCGTGATGGCGTACGAACTCGACCTCGCACCCGACAACGGCTACCCGACCCTCACGGGAAGCTGGCCGCGGCGGCGCTACTGGCACAAGAACACCATCGCCCACAATACGGTCATGGTGGACGAGCGTCGGCAGGAGGGACAGCGCGTCGCCGTCCCGAAGCACTTCGACGACACCGACACGGTTCAGTTGTCGGAGGTGGCCGCGCCGCAGGTGTATCCCCAAACGGACGACTATCGCCGCACCACCGCGATGATCCACGTCGACGACGTGAACTCCTACGGCGTCGACTTCTTCCACGTCGACGGCGGCGACGACCACCGCTTCAGTTTCCACGGCTGGGTCGGTGACGTGGCCACGGGCGGGTTGGACCTCGTGGAACAGGACGGCGGCACGTACGCCGGTCCCGACGTTCCGAAACCCGAGAACGTGGCGAATCCCAACTCCCAGTACAACGAGGAGGTTGGCAACGGGTTCAACTACCTCGACAACGTCGCTCGCGACGACGACCCGTCGACTCACGCCAGCATCGACTGGGATATCGAGGACTACTGGGGAACTCGGGACGACGACGACGCCGACATCCACCTCCGGTTGACGATGCTCGGTGACCACGACGAAATCGCCGTCATGGACGGCCACCCGCCGGATACGGACAACCAACCGGACACCATCAAGTACGTCATCGCGCGACGGACCGGAACCGACATCGAGAGCACGTTCACGTCGGTGGTCGAACCGTATATGAGCGATCGATTCATCGAGTCGACGGAAGCGGTTCCGATAACCACGGATGGCGACGGTGCCGCCGCCCGCGCGGTCAAGGTCGAACTGACGAACGGGCGAACGGACTACGTCGCCTACGGAGGCGACTCCGACAGAACGTACGACGTCGGAGACGTGTTCTCGTTCGAGGGATTCTTCGCCGTCTATAGCGAGCGGGACGGGGAACCCGTCCACGCGTACCTCAACGACGGACGGTCGCTCACCCCGATGGAAACGGACTCACCGCTCATCGACGCGTCCCACGGCCAGTTCACCGGGACCGTCGAGGACTTCACCCGCGAGATGACGATCCAGAACGAACTCGACGTCACCGTCGACGAACACGTCAGCGACATCGACCGGGCGCAAGGCGGTCAGATATACGTCCAAACGGACGGGCTGGTCAACGGCGTTTACCCTGTTCACGGGACCTCGAAGTCAGGAGACCGCACGACCGTCGACGTCGGCGAGCGAACGACGATAGAGTCGTTCACGAATCCCGACCAACTCGACGACGGAGGGTACGACTACTATCTCTCCGAGGGCGACGAGTTCTACATCCCGCTCGGTAACACGTGGAAACTGCTGTTCGCCAGCATCGACCCCAGTTCCACGACTGCAACGGTCGGCGAGCGCCTCGAATTCAGCGCC contains these protein-coding regions:
- a CDS encoding PKD domain-containing protein is translated as MEREHDLSDGQRRDWSAESIADSVSTSLELERRDFLKAASASAVLSALGTGVAASSTDASNAKTRPTIWTTEDRRNARENIQQYDWAKSQRDDAVATADEFLDRFDTLDDLWHFVPAQTVPRSSFLSPDYHWDNPFYDSWDQYDDPWKITDGEYVFPTNDFASYRRSGLDDEGMFDPELADDQYLVNEEHPEMGEGWGVDDGYGWQDTNDDLGEGEGAWWDFVAYYNHWGVWRPGGVVRMMRAFTDAFLLTGDQKYSRPCAILLDRIADVYPDMDVSAYCDPRAGGHYHNNTGGRQTGKIIGSHWEPNLIRPVMRAYDAIFPGMEGDQQLVDFLKGKVEEYPGLEAKDSVGKIRKNIEDGLLREILPAAKQSQLAPARGQLPAVTISARILDEPNGYTRDALHWVFQPGREIFTGDVWYKEPEKWATTGGNVMAKLVDTEGRDGYFDESSPLYNPIAQAAVLDIGDLLRGYDGFDGADLYDHVKFHRIMHTHIPLIMLDKHTPLIGDAHPNRLYLDENSKRNAFEAYGEDIFGQTLHFINGFSTEGLRGDIFSEDPTQLREDVEAIIAADGPLDLGSTIQPSYGFTALRDGKNYKALNDGGTKYRFLSLEVVERSTGVWRPSEVDALALESKDAFGENTLQLEANEPGQHITFAFEITDAGTYHFTLRPFESSVYGIYDIEIDGTVVDTYDFYDETTGPKSDFIALDGTAELSEGTHEITFRNVGKNDDASNYKMGIIQFETYDRDDWYRRENAVEKGNAKRGIWTYYGRTGDYGNHTHRDTLNLGVMAYELDLAPDNGYPTLTGSWPRRRYWHKNTIAHNTVMVDERRQEGQRVAVPKHFDDTDTVQLSEVAAPQVYPQTDDYRRTTAMIHVDDVNSYGVDFFHVDGGDDHRFSFHGWVGDVATGGLDLVEQDGGTYAGPDVPKPENVANPNSQYNEEVGNGFNYLDNVARDDDPSTHASIDWDIEDYWGTRDDDDADIHLRLTMLGDHDEIAVMDGHPPDTDNQPDTIKYVIARRTGTDIESTFTSVVEPYMSDRFIESTEAVPITTDGDGAAARAVKVELTNGRTDYVAYGGDSDRTYDVGDVFSFEGFFAVYSERDGEPVHAYLNDGRSLTPMETDSPLIDASHGQFTGTVEDFTREMTIQNELDVTVDEHVSDIDRAQGGQIYVQTDGLVNGVYPVHGTSKSGDRTTVDVGERTTIESFTNPDQLDDGGYDYYLSEGDEFYIPLGNTWKLLFASIDPSSTTATVGERLEFSADDTTGNDRWVESLEWDFGDGTSATGWWNDHRYDDRGEYTVELTATANDGRTTTDEVTISVSDLGEPIARIRPSTTEPSTGEDVEFFAKDTTSNDRWIESLEWDFGDGTSATGWWTEHQYGGTGEHTVVLTATDNTGHSTTDEVTITVG